The following coding sequences lie in one Pan paniscus chromosome X, NHGRI_mPanPan1-v2.0_pri, whole genome shotgun sequence genomic window:
- the IL13RA2 gene encoding interleukin-13 receptor subunit alpha-2, protein MAFVCLAIGCLYTFLISTTVGCTSSSDTEIKVNPPQDFEIVDPGYLGYLYLQWQPPLSLDHFKECTVEYELKYRNIGSETWKTIVTKNLHYKDGFDLNKGIEAKIHTLLPWQCTNGSEVQSSWAETTYWISPQGIPESKVQDMDCVYYNWQYLLCSWKPGIGVLLDTNYNLFYWYEGLDHAVQCVDYIKADGQNIGCRFPYLEASDYKDFYICVNGSSENKPIRSSYFTFQLQNIVKPLPPVYLTFTRESSCEIKLKWSIPLGPIPARCFDYEIEIREDDTTLVTATVENETYTLKTTNETRQLCFVVRSKVNIYCSDDGIWSEWSDKQCWEGEDLLKKTLLRFWVPFGFILILVIFVTGLLLRKPNTYPKMIPEFFCDT, encoded by the exons ATGGCTTTCGTTTGCTTGGCTATCGGATGCTTATATACCTTTCTGATAAGCACAACAGTTGGCTGTACTTCATCTTCAGACACCGAGATAAAAG TTAACCCTCCTCAGGATTTTGAGATAGTGGATCCCGGATACTTAGGTTATCTCTATTTGCAATGGCAACCCCCACTGTCTCTGGATCATTTTAAGGAATGCACAGTGGAATATGAACTAAAATACCGAAACATTGGTAGTGAAACATGGAAG ACCATCGTTACTAAGAATCTACATTACAAAGATGGGTTTGATCTTAACAAGGGCATTGAAGCGAAGATACACACGCTTTTACCATGGCAATGCACAAATGGATCAGAAGTTCAAAGTTCCTGGGCAGAAACTACTTATTGGATATCACCACAAG GAATTCCAGAATCTAAAGTTCAGGATATGGATTGCGTATATTACAACTGGCAATATTTACTCTGTTCTTGGAAACCTGGCATAGGTGTACTTCTTGATACCAATTACAACTTGTTTTACTG GTATGAGGGCTTGGATCATGCAGTACAGTGTGTTGATTACATCAAGGCTGATGGACAAAATATAGGATGCAGATTTCCCTATTTGGAGGCATCAGACTATAAAGATTTCTATATTTGTGTTAATGGATCATCAGAGAACAAGCCTATCAGATCCAGTTATTTCACTTTTCAGCTTCAAAATATAG tTAAACCTTTGCCGCCAGTCTATCTTACTTTTACTCGGGAGAGTTCATGTGAAATTAAGCTGAAATGGAGCATACCTTTGGGACCTATTCCAGCAAGGTGTTTTGATTATGAAATTGAGATCAGAGAAGATGATACTACCTTGGTG ACTGCTACAGTTGAAAATGAAACATACACCTTGAAAACAACAAATGAAACCCGACAATTATGCTTTGTAGTAAGAAGCAAAGTGAATATTTATTGCTCAGATGACGGAATTTGGAGTGAGTGGAGTGATAAACAATGCTGGGAAG GTGAAGACCTATTGAAGAAAACTTTGCTACGTTTCTGGGTACCATTTGGTTTCATCTTAATATTAGTTATATTTGTAACCGGTCTGCTTTTGCGTAAGCCAAACACCTACCCAAAAATG ATTCCAGAATTTTTCTGTGATACATGA